In Oryza sativa Japonica Group chromosome 3, ASM3414082v1, one DNA window encodes the following:
- the LOC4331984 gene encoding calcium-transporting ATPase 2, plasma membrane-type, giving the protein MESYLKENFGGVKAKHSSDEALGRWRRLVGVVKNPKRRFRFTANLDKRSEAAAMKRSNQEKLRVAVLVSKAALQFIQGLAPASEYTVPDDVKAAGYGICAEELSSIVESHDIKKLKSHGGVEAIAAKLCTSPEDGLPKSRRRQAVREELFGINRFAETESRSFWVFVWEALQDMTLMILAACAFFSLVVGIATEGWPKGAHDGLGIVASILLVVFVTATSDYRQSLQFKDLDKEKKKITVQVSRNGYRQKLSIYDLLAGDIVHLSIGDQVPADGLFLSGFSLLINESSLTGESEPVAVNAENPFLLSGTKVQDGSCKMLVTTVGMRTQWGKLMATLSEGGDDETPLQVKLNGVATIIGKIGLIFAVVTFAVLTEGLFRRKIMDASYLSWTGDDAMELLEFFAIAVTIVVVAVPEGLPLAVTLSLAFAMKKMMNDKALVRHLAACETMGSATTICSDKTGTLTTNHMTVVKACICGKIKDVESASDTKSLFSELPESAMTLLSQSIFNNTGGDVVFNKSGSREILGTPTETAILEFGLSLGGDFLAVRKASTLVKVEPFNSAKKRMGVVIQLPGGAMRAHSKGASEIILASCSKYLNDQGNVVPLDDATVAHLNATINSFANEALRTLCLAYVDVGDGFSANDQIPEDGYTCIGIVGIKDPVRPGVKESVAICRSAGIMVRMVTGDNINTAKAIARECGILTEGGIAIEGPDFRTKSAEELNELIPKIQVMARSSPLDKHTLVKHLRTTFDEVVAVTGDGTNDAPALHEADIGLAMGIAGTEVAKESADVIILDDNFSTIVTVAKWGRSVYINIQKFVQFQLTVNVVALIVNFSSACLTGSAPLTAVQLLWVNMIMDTLGALALATEPPNDELMKRTPVGRKGNFISNIMWRNILGQAFYQFIVIWYLQTEGKWLFGLKGENSDLVLNTLIFNCFVFCQVFNEVSSREMERINVFEGILDNNVFVAVLGSTVIFQFIIVQFLGDFANTTPLTLKQWFNCIFIGFIGMPIAAAVKLIPVDF; this is encoded by the exons ATGGAGAGCTACCTGAAGGAGAATTTCGGCGGGGTGAAGGCGAAGCACTCGTCGGACGAGGCGCTGGGGCGATGGCGCAGGTTGGTCGGCGTCGTCAAGAACCCCAAGCGGCGGTTCCGCTTCACCGCCAACCTCGACAAGCGATCCGAGGCCGCCGCCATGAAGCGATCCAACCAG GAGAAGCTGCGAGTTGCTGTGCTAGTGTCAAAGGCTGCACTTCAGTTCATCCAAG GACTTGCTCCGGCGAGCGAGTACACGGTCCCCGACGACGTCAAGGCGGCGGGCTACGGCATCTGCGCCGAGGAGCTGAGCTCCATCGTGGAGAGCCACGACATCAAGAAGCTCAAGTCCCATGGCGGCGTGGAGGCCATCGCGGCGAAGCTGTGCACCTCGCCGGAGGACGGGCTCCCGAAGTCGAGGCGCCGGCAAGCCGTCCGGGAGGAGCTGTTCGGCATCAACAGGTTCGCCGAGACGGAGTCGCGCAGCTTCTGGGTGTTCGTCTGGGAGGCGCTCCAGGACATGACGCTGATGATCCTCGCGGCGTGCGCCTTCTTCTCcctcgtcgtcggcatcgccaCCGAGGGGTGGCCCAAGGGCGCGCACGACGGGCTCGGCATCGTGGCCAGCATCCTTCTCGTCGTCTTCGTCACGGCGACCAGCGACTACCGGCAGTCGCTGCAGTTCAAGGACCTCgacaaggagaagaagaagatcacGGTGCAGGTCTCCCGGAACGGGTACAGGCAGAAGCTGTCCATCTacgacctcctcgccggcgacatcgTGCACCTCTCCATCGGCGACCAGGTGCCCGCCGATGGCTTGTTCCTGTCCGGATTCTCGCTGCTCATCAACGAGTCGAGCCTGACCGGGGAGAGCGAGCCCGTCGCCGTCAATGCCGAGAACCCGTTCCTCCTGTCGGGGACCAAGGTGCAGGATGGTTCTTGCAAGATGCTCGTCACGACGGTCGGGATGAGGACGCAGTGGGGTAAGCTGATGGCCACGCTGAGCGAGGGCGGCGACGATGAGACGCCGTTGCAGGTGAAGCTCAACGGCGTCGCCACCATCATCGGCAAGATCGGCCTCATCTTCGCAGTCGTCACGTTCGCCGTGCTCACCGAGGGCCTCTTCCGGCGCAAGATCATGGACGCCTCGTACCTGAGCTGGACCGGAGACGACGCGATGGAGCTGCTCGAGTTcttcgccatcgccgtcaccaTCGTCGTCGTGGCCGTCCCCGAAGGCCTCCCGCTCGCCGTGACGCTCAGCCTCGCGTTCGccatgaagaagatgatgaacgACAAGGCGCTCGTCCGGCACCTCGCCGCCTGCGAGACCATGGGCTCGGCGACCACCATCTGCAGCGACAAGACCGGCACGCTCACGACCAACCACATGACCGTCGTCAAGGCCTGCATCTGCGGCAAGATCAAAGACGTGGAGAGCGCCTCGGACACCAAGAGCTTGTTCTCCGAGCTGCCGGAGTCCGCCATGACGCTGCTCTCGCAGTCCATCTTCAACAacaccggcggcgacgtcgtctTCAACAAGAGCGGGAGTCGCGAGATACTTGGCACACCAACCGAGACGGCCATCCTCGAGTTCGGCCTCTCACTCGGCGGCGACTTCCTGGCCGTGCGCAAGGCGAGCACCCTCGTCAAGGTGGAGCCATTCAACTCGGCCAAGAAGAGAATGGGAGTGGTCATCCAGCTCCCCGGAGGAGCAATGCGTGCACACAGCAAGGGCGCGTCAGAGATCATCTTGGCATCTTGCAGCAAGTACCTGAATGATCAAGGCAACGTCGTGCCACTCGACGATGCAACCGTTGCTCACCTGAACGCCACGATCAACAGCTTTGCAAACGAGGCGCTCCGTACCTTGTGCCTTGCCTACGTCGATGTCGGTGACGGGTTCTCGGCGAATGACCAGATTCCTGAAGATGGCTACACCTGCATTGGCATTGTGGGGATCAAAGATCCAGTTCGTCCTGGTGTGAAGGAATCGGTTGCCATCTGCAGGTCGGCAGGGATCATGGTGAGGATGGTCACAGGTGACAACATCAATACAGCGAAGGCGATTGCGCGGGAATGCGGCATTTTGACTGAAGGTGGCATTGCCATTGAAGGACCGGATTTCAGAACCAAGAGTGCAGAGGAACTGAATGAGTTGATACCAAAAATACAA GTGATGGCTAGATCTTCACCACTTGACAAGCACACCTTGGTGAAGCATCTCCGGACCACTTTTGATGAAGTTGTTGCGGTTACTGGTGATGGCACAAATGATGCTCCTGCTCTTCATGAAGCTGATATTGGACTTGCAATGGGCATTGCTGGAACTGAG GTGGCAAAAGAAAGTGCTGACGTGATTATTCTTGACGACAACTTCTCCACTATAGTCACTGTTGCTAAATGGGGTCGGTCAGTGTACATTAATATTCAGAAGTTTGTGCAGTTTCAGCTGACAGTCAATGTGGTCGCTCTGATAGTGAACTTCTCCTCAGCTTGCTTGACAG GGAGTGCTCCTCTTACTGCTGTCCAACTGCTCTGGGTTAACATGATCATGGACACACTAGGAGCACTGGCATTGGCAACTGAACCTCCAAACGATGAACTGATGAAGAGAACTCCTGTTGGAAGGAAAGGGAACTTCATCAGCAACATTATGTGGAGAAACATCCTGGGACAGGCCTTCTACCAATTCATTGTAATATGGTATCTGCAGACAGAAGGGAAGTGGCTATTTGGACTAAAGGGAGAAAATTCCGATCTAGTCTTGAACACACTCATCTTCAATTGCTTTGTGTTCTGCCAG GTGTTCAATGAGGTGAGCTCAAGGGAGATGGAGAGGATAAATGTATTTGAAGGCATTCTAGACAACAACGtgttcgtcgccgtcctcggcaGCACAGTCATCTTCCAGTTCATAATAGTACAGTTCCTGGGTGATTTCGCCAACACGACTCCTCTCACATTGAAGCAGTGGTTCAACTGCATTTTCATCGGTTTCATAGGGATGCCGATCGCTGCTGCGGTCAAGCTGATCCCAGTTGATTTCTAA